In Lacrimispora indolis DSM 755, a genomic segment contains:
- a CDS encoding recombinase family protein: MTLDPNGKYYMYLRKSREDVEAEAHGEGETLARHENRLKELANHLGISISKVYREVVSGETIAARPEMMRLLTDIENDQPNGVLVVELERLARGDTRDQGLIMETFKYGNTKIITPMKTFDPNNEFDEEYAEFGLFMSRREYKTIRRRLRDGKYNTAKEGKWPWGKAPFGYERYKLKGQKGYSLKIVPEEAEIVRLIYAMYTAGTPETYNKPISVTAIGKTLDKMFIKPRYSETWAHNVIRDILLNRTYIGEIPAGRRKIVKVMTNGTVKNSTPINKDCDYFPALHEPIIDKETFDLAQKVFNSRSKPPVWLSGTIKNPLAGLLKCQGCGYTMIRRPVSGRIKQELFLCKKCDMPGAAVDDVIDKLMLALRSWLADYRISISSPQLSVVGIAITQTKINETMDFIDKHKKRLDKAYEAFETGVYDADTLKNRVEKIREEINSAQNALDELLKQQKRQEDFEKKRTLLIPKIEFLLDNFNTLTPEEQNTLLKEVLEKVEYSKEKRGTKKEIPDFNLKIYPKI, from the coding sequence TTGACGCTAGATCCCAATGGTAAGTATTATATGTACTTACGCAAGTCACGTGAAGATGTAGAAGCAGAGGCACACGGAGAAGGCGAGACTTTAGCTAGACATGAGAACCGTTTGAAGGAGCTCGCTAACCATTTAGGAATTTCAATTTCTAAAGTTTATCGCGAGGTTGTGTCCGGAGAAACTATTGCCGCAAGGCCAGAAATGATGCGTTTGCTTACCGATATTGAAAACGATCAACCGAATGGTGTTCTAGTCGTAGAACTGGAACGTTTGGCTCGTGGAGATACAAGGGACCAGGGGCTCATTATGGAAACTTTCAAATATGGCAATACAAAGATAATTACTCCGATGAAAACCTTCGATCCCAACAATGAGTTTGATGAGGAGTATGCTGAATTTGGACTTTTCATGAGCCGGCGCGAATATAAAACAATTCGTAGGCGATTACGAGATGGAAAATACAACACTGCCAAGGAAGGGAAATGGCCTTGGGGAAAAGCACCATTTGGGTATGAACGCTATAAACTAAAGGGACAAAAAGGCTATAGCCTTAAAATAGTTCCCGAAGAAGCAGAAATTGTGCGTTTGATTTATGCTATGTATACTGCAGGAACTCCAGAAACCTATAATAAACCTATCAGTGTTACTGCTATCGGTAAAACACTGGACAAAATGTTTATTAAGCCTAGGTATAGTGAGACATGGGCTCATAACGTCATACGTGATATCTTGCTTAATCGAACATATATTGGAGAAATACCAGCTGGCAGACGCAAAATAGTCAAGGTCATGACTAATGGCACTGTTAAAAATTCTACGCCAATCAACAAAGATTGTGATTATTTTCCTGCATTACATGAACCTATCATTGATAAAGAAACCTTTGATCTGGCACAAAAAGTATTCAATTCTCGATCTAAACCCCCTGTTTGGCTAAGTGGAACAATCAAAAATCCTCTTGCTGGACTTCTAAAATGCCAAGGCTGTGGGTATACAATGATTCGCCGTCCAGTTAGTGGAAGAATTAAACAAGAATTGTTCTTATGTAAGAAATGCGATATGCCCGGAGCCGCTGTTGATGATGTAATTGATAAATTAATGTTAGCATTGAGATCTTGGCTTGCTGATTATCGCATCTCCATTTCCTCTCCTCAACTTTCAGTTGTTGGAATAGCTATTACGCAGACCAAAATAAATGAGACTATGGATTTTATAGATAAGCACAAAAAACGGTTAGACAAGGCATATGAGGCATTTGAGACAGGGGTCTATGATGCAGATACACTGAAGAATAGGGTGGAAAAAATAAGAGAGGAAATAAATTCCGCACAAAATGCACTAGATGAACTACTTAAACAACAAAAACGCCAAGAGGATTTTGAGAAAAAAAGAACGTTGCTAATACCGAAAATAGAGTTTTTACTAGATAATTTTAATACGTTAACACCAGAAGAACAAAATACTTTATTAAAGGAGGTCTTGGAAAAGGTTGAATATTCAAAAGAAAAGCGCGGAACCAAGAAAGAAATCCCAGATTTTAACCTTAAAATTTATCCGAAAATTTAG
- a CDS encoding DUF975 family protein produces the protein MKTSSSELKKRARRNLKGGYGLCIGAQFLAGAVLVVISLVYVLTSFSMGLVKDPFSAGINSTFAGNMALRAGIYLSFLVILSVYSLLIPGTLKIYLNMSTGHKARLSDLLFAFQNKPHKFIGLYLLNVLIGFIWAIPYFVVLAVALITDFIPVMVVLLVLTYLFLLIGSIFTMLCLSQSMYILIESPDQRVWRCLKESAHMMKGNKGRFFYLCISFSGMIILGYCSLGIGFLWIFPYIYATMTEYYLDLKGQFSHNSFGGVEEAFSQSMWENQW, from the coding sequence GTGAAGACTTCATCATCAGAACTTAAAAAGCGTGCAAGGCGGAACTTAAAAGGCGGATACGGCCTGTGCATTGGTGCCCAATTTCTTGCAGGGGCAGTTCTTGTGGTCATTTCCCTGGTGTATGTATTGACATCATTTTCCATGGGGCTGGTGAAAGATCCTTTTTCCGCCGGAATAAACAGCACATTTGCGGGAAATATGGCTTTGAGGGCAGGGATTTATTTATCCTTTCTGGTGATCCTTTCCGTATACAGCCTTTTAATACCCGGAACCCTTAAGATTTATCTGAATATGAGTACCGGCCATAAGGCCAGGCTGTCTGATCTGCTTTTTGCATTTCAGAATAAACCGCATAAATTCATTGGACTTTATTTATTAAATGTTTTAATTGGATTTATATGGGCTATCCCGTATTTCGTGGTGCTTGCTGTTGCATTGATCACTGATTTCATACCGGTCATGGTGGTATTGCTGGTGCTTACGTATCTGTTTCTGCTCATTGGAAGCATCTTTACAATGCTGTGCTTATCCCAGTCCATGTATATCCTCATTGAATCTCCGGATCAGAGGGTATGGAGGTGCCTTAAGGAAAGCGCACATATGATGAAAGGAAATAAAGGCAGGTTTTTTTATCTTTGTATAAGCTTTTCCGGCATGATCATCCTGGGATACTGTTCCCTTGGGATCGGTTTTCTTTGGATATTCCCTTATATCTATGCTACCATGACAGAGTATTATCTGGATCTTAAGGGGCAGTTTTCCCATAACTCCTTTGGAGGCGTTGAGGAAGCCTTTTCTCAGTCCATGTGGGAAAATCAGTGGTAG
- a CDS encoding PH domain-containing protein has protein sequence MIDFKNGSFVKLKKVDNSIADGVTKLYISGEETIGCYKGMRDYVVFTNKRIISVNVQGMTGTKKDFTSMPYSKIQVFSVETSGVFDLDSELEVYFSGAGKVKFEFTGSCDIERIGQLIASYTL, from the coding sequence ATGATTGATTTTAAAAATGGATCCTTTGTAAAATTAAAAAAAGTAGATAATTCTATAGCAGATGGAGTTACCAAGCTTTATATCTCTGGTGAGGAGACGATAGGATGCTACAAAGGAATGCGCGATTATGTTGTTTTTACGAATAAGCGTATTATCTCTGTAAATGTTCAAGGAATGACAGGCACAAAGAAAGATTTCACTTCGATGCCATATTCCAAAATACAAGTATTTTCCGTAGAAACATCTGGGGTATTTGATTTAGACAGTGAATTAGAAGTATATTTCAGTGGCGCAGGTAAAGTAAAATTTGAATTTACAGGTTCATGTGATATAGAACGAATAGGTCAACTTATAGCTTCTTATACTTTATAG
- a CDS encoding ImmA/IrrE family metallo-endopeptidase, which translates to MEQCRIIEKTLEVYKKCNIKSFPIDCFKIIKGLGIPLYKYSELPGPKARKCLLVSNDAFTLQGVIFYNDEFPHKERQRFSLMHEVGHIVLNHVGECPKNEKEADFFSSNILAPRPIMQYLHCESVKDIYNTFNVSCMAANRIARDYKIDYVRIKSDLHKSICNWFFPRNISDIPIQIDPVPECSTYDSNFFSTHRFLMGEGYIFEQAEFYHLHGHGF; encoded by the coding sequence TTGGAGCAATGCAGAATTATTGAAAAGACATTAGAAGTGTACAAGAAATGCAATATTAAAAGTTTCCCTATTGATTGCTTTAAGATTATCAAAGGTTTAGGGATTCCATTATACAAATATTCGGAACTCCCTGGGCCTAAAGCCAGAAAGTGTCTTTTGGTTAGTAATGACGCTTTTACTCTTCAAGGTGTAATTTTTTATAACGATGAATTTCCCCACAAAGAACGACAACGTTTTTCATTGATGCATGAAGTTGGTCATATTGTTCTTAATCATGTGGGAGAATGCCCAAAAAATGAGAAAGAGGCTGACTTCTTTTCCAGTAATATATTGGCTCCCAGGCCAATCATGCAGTATTTGCATTGTGAATCGGTAAAGGACATCTATAATACATTTAATGTTTCATGTATGGCTGCTAACCGGATAGCAAGAGATTATAAAATTGATTATGTAAGGATAAAGAGCGATTTACATAAAAGTATTTGCAACTGGTTTTTCCCACGTAATATTTCTGATATCCCAATCCAAATAGATCCGGTACCTGAATGCTCAACATATGATTCCAATTTCTTTAGTACTCATCGATTTCTTATGGGTGAAGGATATATTTTTGAACAAGCGGAGTTTTACCATTTGCATGGTCATGGGTTTTAA
- a CDS encoding sporulation initiation factor Spo0A C-terminal domain-containing protein: MIKDRAKDILIKMGMPASVNGLEYIAEAMGLFDSEFCGIKIMALYEEIAKRHNTTGTGVERAIRHAFGIVVTKGKLSLVEKYLSIDNATNSNLLNLLYYRLKQEEMEENSSEMQVVMPESNPEKGTDPYQTLEDDMILAVQKFIKSLREEN, from the coding sequence ATGATAAAAGATAGAGCAAAAGATATTTTGATTAAAATGGGAATGCCAGCTTCGGTCAATGGGCTTGAATACATAGCTGAAGCTATGGGACTATTTGATTCCGAATTTTGTGGCATTAAAATCATGGCCTTATATGAAGAGATTGCTAAAAGGCATAACACAACCGGTACTGGCGTTGAGAGAGCTATCCGCCATGCGTTTGGAATTGTAGTAACAAAGGGGAAACTTTCATTGGTTGAAAAGTATTTATCCATTGATAATGCTACTAATTCCAATTTGTTAAATCTTCTCTATTATCGTTTGAAGCAAGAAGAAATGGAAGAAAATTCGTCTGAAATGCAGGTAGTAATGCCGGAATCCAATCCGGAGAAAGGGACGGATCCGTATCAGACTTTGGAAGATGATATGATTTTGGCTGTCCAGAAATTTATTAAGAGTTTGAGGGAGGAAAATTGA
- a CDS encoding AAA family ATPase has protein sequence MHVVKLISAHCENFKGFKSFDVQFGDKITHIRGANGLGKSSIAELLMWVLHGVGNDLTSNPKVRREVDKIPVADVPVVGEITMEVDGKEIIAKKVQKRTTKKDGSYSDDNTYSINGVEKNLKDFIGYFDFDFDDLLMCMNIGAFLAKKPKEMREFLFKLPQDISINDIVKKYSEFADLVPLLEKYNIDEISSMNKASVLKLNKEIAGYPGRIDEVNRQIVEDIDTAELELQKNELQHQISNIEKQEEDSLAQAKLHDSRTKDIMELQFKRSEIERTGNSKLMEQKKEIQRRIDAAEMQFRKAMNDSTMAEMDKQRVLEAIKRKTEQKASLLVEYTNVSQNVFPSYTPLPDLGSDIFICPTCGQDLPESVKNQKQEQYEVNSQRHRQQYDNDKKEWEQRKLDLLTSISEKGRTLKADIENLESIDLAEVENRLKSANEQKVTANSAKNKALEEMNALPTQIDLSENQEYEALCQEIAKKEEALRAVNTGADYRATLRNQKAEIQAELDSVKEKITRMAKNVELEERLTFLRNEQLQKEQSKANCERILDLLDQLDQKKNELLVDSINSYFGGRVTWDLFAFAKNGGYKKDYCVPRIDGYEIHDNTANHGRKIEAMMIIALTIQKIVGIQCPVILDDGESLDPWRLPVCDSQLIVMSRADNKELMVEIK, from the coding sequence ATGCATGTAGTAAAGTTGATTAGTGCACACTGCGAAAACTTCAAGGGATTCAAAAGCTTTGATGTGCAGTTTGGGGACAAGATTACCCATATTAGAGGTGCAAACGGCCTGGGTAAGTCCAGCATTGCCGAATTGCTTATGTGGGTGCTTCATGGGGTAGGCAATGACCTGACCAGTAATCCGAAGGTGCGCCGGGAAGTTGACAAGATCCCTGTGGCAGATGTCCCGGTGGTCGGTGAAATCACTATGGAAGTTGATGGGAAAGAAATCATTGCGAAGAAAGTCCAGAAACGGACCACTAAAAAAGACGGTAGCTATTCTGATGATAATACATATTCCATCAATGGTGTGGAGAAGAACTTAAAAGATTTCATCGGATATTTTGACTTTGATTTCGACGATCTGCTCATGTGCATGAATATCGGAGCATTCCTGGCAAAGAAACCAAAGGAAATGAGAGAATTTCTCTTCAAGCTGCCGCAGGATATTTCCATTAACGACATTGTGAAAAAATATTCGGAATTTGCAGATCTGGTACCATTGCTTGAGAAGTATAACATTGATGAGATTTCTTCCATGAATAAGGCCAGTGTACTGAAATTGAATAAGGAGATAGCTGGGTATCCTGGTCGTATTGATGAAGTTAATCGTCAAATCGTAGAGGACATTGATACTGCGGAGTTGGAATTACAGAAAAATGAATTGCAGCATCAAATTTCAAATATCGAAAAGCAGGAAGAAGATTCACTTGCGCAGGCTAAACTGCATGATTCCAGGACCAAGGATATCATGGAATTACAGTTTAAACGTTCGGAAATAGAACGGACAGGCAATTCGAAACTAATGGAGCAGAAGAAAGAAATCCAAAGGCGCATTGATGCAGCAGAAATGCAGTTTAGGAAGGCTATGAATGATTCAACTATGGCTGAAATGGATAAGCAGAGGGTATTGGAGGCTATAAAGCGAAAAACGGAGCAGAAGGCCAGTTTATTAGTTGAATACACCAATGTTTCACAGAATGTTTTTCCTTCTTATACGCCACTACCTGATTTGGGTTCTGATATATTTATTTGCCCTACTTGCGGGCAGGATTTGCCAGAGTCAGTTAAGAATCAAAAGCAGGAACAGTATGAGGTAAACAGCCAGCGACACCGTCAGCAGTATGATAATGATAAAAAGGAATGGGAGCAGCGGAAATTAGATCTTTTAACTTCCATTTCTGAAAAAGGCAGAACGTTAAAAGCGGACATTGAAAATCTGGAAAGTATTGATCTTGCTGAGGTCGAAAACCGTTTAAAATCTGCAAATGAACAGAAGGTTACTGCCAATAGTGCAAAGAATAAGGCGCTGGAAGAAATGAATGCACTCCCCACTCAGATAGATTTATCAGAGAACCAGGAATATGAAGCCCTTTGCCAGGAGATTGCCAAAAAGGAAGAAGCTTTAAGGGCCGTAAATACGGGTGCCGATTATCGGGCTACGCTTCGGAACCAGAAAGCCGAAATTCAGGCCGAACTGGATTCTGTGAAAGAGAAAATTACCAGAATGGCTAAGAATGTGGAACTGGAAGAGAGGTTAACCTTCCTGCGGAATGAGCAGTTGCAGAAAGAACAGTCAAAGGCTAATTGTGAAAGAATCCTTGATTTGCTGGATCAGCTTGACCAAAAGAAAAATGAACTTTTGGTTGATTCAATTAACAGCTACTTCGGCGGTAGGGTGACATGGGATTTATTTGCCTTTGCTAAGAACGGTGGATATAAAAAAGATTATTGTGTTCCAAGGATTGACGGCTATGAGATCCATGACAATACGGCGAACCACGGCAGGAAGATTGAAGCCATGATGATTATCGCCCTGACCATTCAGAAAATCGTGGGTATTCAGTGTCCGGTTATTCTTGATGATGGGGAGAGCCTTGATCCATGGCGGCTCCCGGTATGTGACAGTCAATTAATCGTAATGAGCCGAGCTGATAACAAAGAGTTGATGGTTGAGATTAAATGA
- a CDS encoding helix-turn-helix domain-containing protein: MEKARILEKLINDTGLSKRAFAEKCGISESTLYSILKRGVGGASVNIVISICKELGITVEGLDEMAKGAAKTIHEPTYEDIQSLIARNGKKLTLEQKQDIIRTLLSDD, encoded by the coding sequence ATGGAAAAAGCTAGAATATTAGAAAAATTGATTAATGATACTGGACTCAGCAAAAGAGCCTTTGCAGAAAAATGTGGTATTTCAGAGAGTACTCTTTATTCTATTTTAAAAAGAGGTGTCGGTGGAGCTAGTGTTAACATCGTTATATCCATTTGTAAAGAATTGGGTATTACTGTTGAAGGGTTAGATGAAATGGCAAAAGGTGCAGCAAAAACTATACATGAGCCGACTTATGAAGACATCCAAAGTCTTATCGCCAGGAACGGAAAGAAACTCACGCTTGAACAAAAACAGGACATTATAAGAACTCTACTGTCCGATGATTAA
- a CDS encoding ABC transporter permease: MRKKIVWKEKMAEYWMIGLLLFLVAVFSYMLPVFATRGNLASFLRSMPILGIATLGVAMLMISGGIDLSCGAIMACAGTAAAYLAVRGMHPAACLALGILCGGAWGLLNGFLITRFELKPFIVTVGSNYMIRGLTQMFTGGILISGLPGWFYHISNTHLLGNILYSNFLIFLILAVAVVLVMKCTIFGRYCYAVGSSKKASSLAGIQVKRHLLKVYFIEGAFAGIAGIILMSYLNVGASSEAMGLEAYAIAAVIIGGIRFEGGAGGIVRAVLGLLIIEVFKNGMNAAGLNTYGQQAVTGLMILAAIVMDYFRKKREESA, from the coding sequence ATGAGGAAAAAGATAGTCTGGAAAGAAAAAATGGCTGAATACTGGATGATTGGACTTTTACTCTTCCTGGTGGCTGTGTTCTCTTATATGTTACCGGTATTTGCCACCAGAGGGAACCTTGCCAGCTTCCTGCGTTCCATGCCTATTTTGGGAATTGCCACGCTGGGGGTGGCAATGCTCATGATCTCTGGCGGAATTGACTTATCCTGCGGGGCCATTATGGCCTGTGCAGGGACGGCGGCTGCGTATCTGGCGGTGCGGGGAATGCATCCGGCAGCATGCCTGGCTCTTGGAATCCTCTGCGGCGGTGCATGGGGACTTCTCAACGGGTTTCTGATTACACGGTTTGAGCTTAAGCCGTTTATAGTGACCGTAGGAAGCAATTATATGATCCGTGGGCTGACCCAGATGTTCACAGGGGGCATTTTGATCAGCGGCCTGCCAGGCTGGTTCTACCACATTTCCAACACCCATCTGCTGGGCAATATCCTCTATTCCAACTTTCTTATCTTCCTGATTCTGGCAGTGGCAGTTGTCCTTGTTATGAAATGTACCATATTCGGCCGATACTGCTATGCCGTAGGCTCCAGTAAGAAGGCCAGCAGTCTGGCCGGCATCCAGGTAAAACGGCACCTTCTGAAGGTCTACTTTATTGAAGGGGCCTTTGCGGGGATTGCGGGAATCATCCTGATGTCCTACTTGAACGTGGGCGCCTCCAGTGAGGCTATGGGGCTGGAAGCATATGCCATCGCTGCTGTGATTATCGGCGGGATCCGGTTTGAAGGAGGGGCAGGAGGCATCGTTCGTGCGGTACTGGGGCTGCTTATTATAGAAGTGTTTAAAAACGGTATGAATGCGGCCGGTTTAAATACTTACGGGCAGCAGGCTGTTACAGGGCTTATGATTCTGGCGGCGATCGTGATGGACTATTTTCGGAAGAAGAGGGAAGAATCGGCATGA
- a CDS encoding single-stranded DNA-binding protein produces the protein MSTIQNNTVTLIGEIVSGFTYSHEVFGEGFYTVDLSVKRLSEQVDIIPLTISERLIDKNEISMGDTIEVIGQFRSYNQSGPERKRLILSVFVREVNFLEEEFTDYTKTNLITLNGFLCKPPVYRKTPLGREIADLLLAVNRPYAKSDYIPCITWGRNAKYASGLFVGTRLEIYGRIQSREYIKKLSDTKEIKRTAYEVSVSKMEVPEDDKR, from the coding sequence ATGAGTACTATACAGAATAATACTGTTACATTAATCGGAGAGATTGTTTCCGGATTTACATACAGCCATGAGGTGTTTGGTGAAGGATTCTATACAGTGGACCTTTCTGTTAAGCGTCTCAGTGAACAGGTTGACATTATTCCGCTTACGATCTCAGAACGCCTGATTGATAAAAACGAGATTTCCATGGGTGACACGATTGAGGTCATCGGACAGTTTCGCTCTTACAACCAGTCTGGACCAGAAAGAAAGAGACTTATTCTTTCGGTGTTCGTAAGAGAAGTTAATTTTTTGGAAGAGGAATTTACAGATTACACCAAGACAAATTTAATCACATTAAATGGTTTCTTGTGCAAGCCTCCGGTTTATCGAAAAACTCCATTAGGGAGAGAAATTGCAGATTTGCTTCTGGCGGTAAACCGTCCGTATGCCAAATCAGATTATATCCCTTGCATTACATGGGGGAGAAACGCAAAATACGCCTCAGGGCTTTTTGTCGGCACTCGACTGGAAATATATGGAAGAATTCAGAGCCGGGAGTACATTAAGAAACTCAGTGACACGAAAGAAATAAAGCGCACTGCTTATGAGGTTTCCGTTTCAAAGATGGAGGTACCGGAAGATGATAAAAGATAG
- a CDS encoding DUF4190 domain-containing protein, whose protein sequence is MDQDNQENSWQDRQEGNQEVVYEQPEKAAQSNMALASLVMGILGIITSCCCYGGLIFGSLGILFALLSRTEEKLEGYAKAGLVTSSIAIVLVVLVIIVFIGISAMSDLGLGGVFS, encoded by the coding sequence ATGGATCAGGATAATCAAGAGAATTCCTGGCAGGACAGGCAGGAAGGGAATCAGGAGGTTGTTTATGAGCAGCCTGAGAAAGCGGCCCAGAGCAATATGGCCCTTGCATCCCTGGTCATGGGGATCCTGGGAATTATAACCTCCTGCTGCTGTTACGGAGGCTTGATTTTTGGAAGCCTTGGAATCCTGTTTGCCCTGCTTTCCAGGACGGAAGAAAAGCTGGAAGGCTATGCAAAGGCAGGCCTTGTCACTTCATCTATTGCCATTGTGCTGGTTGTATTGGTTATAATCGTATTTATCGGTATTTCGGCTATGAGTGATTTGGGGTTAGGAGGTGTGTTTTCGTGA
- a CDS encoding HD domain-containing protein: protein MNQELVERFEKLLLETKRPGIENLLEFIRKSDFYTAPASTRFHGAYEGGLLEHSINVLECLAEKKASYNAIWHKILVNVQSESIVISSLLHDLCKTYFYTTEMRNKKDESGAWVSVPFYTVNDLIPYGHGEKSVMMIEEYIKLLPAERYAIRWHMGSYEPKELWNTLGTAMEKYPLVLALHEADMEATYLLEKEK from the coding sequence GTGAACCAGGAATTAGTTGAAAGATTCGAAAAGTTGTTATTGGAAACAAAGCGTCCGGGAATTGAAAACCTTCTTGAATTTATTCGCAAGAGTGATTTTTATACGGCTCCGGCCAGTACCAGATTCCATGGAGCGTATGAGGGCGGTTTGTTGGAACACAGCATTAATGTTCTTGAATGCTTAGCAGAGAAGAAAGCAAGCTACAATGCTATTTGGCACAAAATATTAGTAAATGTACAGAGTGAAAGTATTGTAATCTCTTCTTTACTCCATGACCTTTGCAAAACATATTTCTACACCACGGAAATGCGGAACAAAAAAGATGAATCCGGTGCTTGGGTGTCGGTTCCCTTTTATACAGTGAATGACCTCATACCCTACGGGCATGGCGAGAAGAGTGTCATGATGATTGAGGAATACATAAAACTGTTACCGGCTGAAAGATATGCCATTCGTTGGCACATGGGTTCATATGAGCCAAAAGAACTTTGGAATACCCTGGGGACAGCCATGGAGAAGTATCCTCTGGTCCTGGCATTGCATGAAGCGGATATGGAAGCAACTTATTTATTGGAAAAGGAGAAATAG
- a CDS encoding sugar ABC transporter substrate-binding protein — MRMFKIGVIGMAVCLLVSGCGRQPADAFKRQEGKTLYLIALNEEGPYWKPLIQSAQEQAKKRGCSLIIKAGLPGDSSRPQKLIEMVQEAIDQKADGIAMAALEPEMFDIKAAEAMAAGIKVVTYDTDIRTLNNRLAYIGTNNYEAGMELGRRGAEDLKARGITGGRLTAVTYSGSAQNMTERYRGLKDGFNQAMEQEAAQFTWCTWIINDLSVSRAKEQLETQIISYPDLKAVFTLGTESVITGTMEAIKFQNLQGTLYHYGFDYSPTLAAGVDEGLITGIVDQNCQVIGRTLVDKLADAVEGREIGKEYLIDVTWIEAKDIKAYEEKSER, encoded by the coding sequence ATGAGAATGTTTAAAATTGGGGTAATCGGAATGGCGGTATGCCTTTTGGTATCCGGATGCGGGAGGCAGCCCGCCGACGCTTTTAAACGGCAGGAAGGGAAGACTCTGTATTTGATTGCATTGAATGAAGAAGGACCTTATTGGAAGCCGCTGATACAAAGCGCGCAGGAGCAGGCAAAGAAGCGGGGATGTTCTCTGATCATAAAAGCCGGGCTGCCTGGGGATTCCTCACGGCCCCAGAAGCTGATTGAAATGGTCCAGGAGGCGATCGATCAGAAGGCAGACGGCATTGCTATGGCAGCCTTAGAACCGGAGATGTTTGATATAAAAGCGGCGGAGGCAATGGCTGCCGGAATCAAAGTAGTCACCTATGATACGGACATCAGGACTTTAAACAACCGGCTGGCATATATCGGAACCAATAATTATGAAGCCGGAATGGAACTGGGAAGACGGGGAGCCGAAGACTTAAAAGCCCGGGGAATTACCGGGGGGAGGCTGACGGCCGTTACCTACAGTGGTTCCGCTCAGAACATGACCGAGCGTTACAGGGGGCTGAAGGACGGTTTTAACCAGGCGATGGAGCAGGAGGCCGCCCAGTTTACCTGGTGTACCTGGATTATAAACGACCTAAGCGTATCCAGGGCAAAAGAGCAATTGGAGACACAGATCATATCATATCCTGACTTAAAGGCGGTGTTCACTCTGGGAACAGAGTCTGTCATTACCGGAACCATGGAAGCTATCAAATTCCAGAATCTGCAGGGAACTCTGTACCACTATGGATTCGATTATTCCCCTACTCTGGCAGCCGGTGTGGATGAGGGCCTGATTACAGGCATCGTGGACCAGAACTGCCAGGTGATAGGCAGGACACTGGTGGACAAACTGGCGGACGCAGTGGAAGGGAGAGAGATCGGGAAGGAATACTTAATTGACGTGACATGGATAGAAGCTAAGGATATAAAAGCGTATGAAGAGAAATCGGAGAGGTAA
- a CDS encoding AbrB/MazE/SpoVT family DNA-binding domain-containing protein: MKSTGIIRRIDDLGRIVIPREIRRNIRVTEGSPMEILVTEEGVLLKKYYPQTVLLDLLSTIAKEVEELSADLGPEKTGDIRRYIRDIQKALKEDL; this comes from the coding sequence ATGAAGTCAACTGGCATCATAAGAAGAATTGACGATCTTGGGAGGATTGTTATTCCAAGGGAGATACGGCGAAACATAAGAGTGACCGAAGGTTCCCCCATGGAAATCTTAGTAACAGAAGAAGGCGTGCTTCTTAAAAAGTATTACCCGCAGACAGTCCTTTTAGATTTATTATCTACCATTGCTAAAGAAGTAGAGGAATTAAGTGCAGATCTAGGTCCGGAGAAAACTGGAGATATCAGACGATATATCAGAGATATTCAGAAGGCTCTTAAGGAGGATCTGTGA